A portion of the Ricinus communis isolate WT05 ecotype wild-type chromosome 10, ASM1957865v1, whole genome shotgun sequence genome contains these proteins:
- the LOC8285565 gene encoding mannosylglycoprotein endo-beta-mannosidase, translated as MAKIGKTVLDSGWLAARSTEVQFNGTQLTTTHPPSGPTEPWMEAAIPGTVLGTLLKNKKVPDPFYGLENEAIIDIADSGRDHYTFWFFTTFECKLSGNQHLELKFRAINYSAEVYLNGHQKVLPKGMFRRHSLDVTDILNPEGTNLLAVLVHPPDHPGSIPPEGGQGGDHQIGKDVATQYVEGWDWIAPIRDRNTGIWDEASIYVTGPVKIIDPHLVSTFFDGYKRVYLHTTTELENNSAWVAECNLNIQVTVELEGNFCLVEHLQTQHVSIPAGKSIQYTFPELFFYKPNLWWPNGMGKQSMYNVSITVDVEGYGESDSWTHLYGFRKIESYIDSLTGGRLFKVNGQPIFIRGGNWILSDGLLRLSRKRYRTDIKFHADMNFNMIRCWGGGLAERPEFYHYCDIYGLLVWQEFWITGDVDGRGQPVSNPDGPLDHDLFLLCARDTVKLLRNHPSLALWVGGNEQVPPPDINAALKNDLKLHPHFLHFDEDSKSVQDLSLQSGDPSQYLDGTRIYVQGSMWDGFANGKGDFTDGPYEIQYPESFFGDDFYKYGFNPEVGSVGMPVAATIRATMPPEGWQIPLFKKLPNGYVEEIPNPIWEYHTYIPYSKPGQVHDQILLYGVPTDLDDFCLKAQLVNYIQYRALIEGYSSHMWRKHTGFLIWKTQNPWTGLRGQFYDHLLDQTAGFYGCRCAAEPIHVQLNLATYSIEVVNTQSVELSDVAIEASVWDLAGTCPYYKVFEKLTVPPKKTVSIGEMKYPKSKNPKPVYFLLLKLYNMSDYGIISRNFYWLHLPGGDYKLLEPYRRRKVPLKITSKAFIKGSTYEIEMHVKNTSKKPDSKCSTYKNNFITNLGTDDFDMTSVEPVNSGTKEKPEASLFQRIFRHFSQETDGLRVTEINGVEEGVAFFLHFSVHASKANHKEGEDSRILPVHYSDNYFSLVPGEVMPIKISFEIPPGVTPRVTLEGWNYHGGHNVL; from the exons ATGGCGAAAATAGGGAAGACAGTACTTGATTCCGGCTGGCTAGCAGCGAGATCAACGGAGGTACAATTTAATGGAACTCAACTCACCACCACTCATCCTCCTAGTGGACCCACTGAGCCATGGATGGAAGCTGCTATTCCTGGAAC TGTTTTGGGGACTCTTCTAAAGAACAAAAAGGTGCCTGATCCTTTCTATGGTTTGGAAAATGAAGCTATTATAGATATAGCTGATTCTGGCAGAGATCACTACACATTTTGGTTCTTCACTACTTTTGAGTGTAAGCTG TCAGGAAATCAACACCTGGAGCTGAAATTTCGTGCAATCAACTACTCTGCGGAAGTATATTTAAATGGACACCAAAAGGTGCTGCCGAAGGGGATGTTTCGAAGACATTCTCTTGATGTTACTGATATTTTAAATCCTGAAGGTACAAATTTGCTGGCTGTTCTGGTTCACCCTCCAGATCATCCAGGGAGCATTCCCCCTGAGGGAGGGCAGGGTGGAGATCATCAG ATTGGTAAAGATGTTGCTACTCAATACGTCGAGGGTTGGGATTGGATTGCTCCTATAAG GGATAGGAACACTGGCATATGGGATGAGGCATCAATTTATGTCACTGGG CCAGTGAAAATTATAGATCCGCATTTGGTTTCAACATTTTTTGACGGTTacaagagggtatatttgcaTACTACAACTGAGTTGGAAAACAACAGTGCCTGGGTTGCTGAATGTAATTTGAATATCCAAGTGACAGTGGAACTTGAAGGAAACTTTTGCTTGGTAGAACATCTTCAGACACAACATGTCTCAATTCCTGCTGGAAAATCTATTCAGTATACATTTCCCGAG CTTTTCTTCTACAAGCCTAATTTATGGTGGCCAAATGGTATGGGAAAGCAATCCATGTACAATGTCAGCATTACTGTTGACGTGGAGGGATATGGAGAATCTGACTCATGGACCCACCTGTATGGATTCCGTAAAATTGAAAGCTATATTGATAGCTTAACTGGTGGAAG ATTGTTCAAGGTCAATGGGCAGCCTATTTTTATCCGCGGTGGTAATTGGATATTGTCAGATGGGTTACTGCGACTTTCTAGAAAACGTTACAGAACAGATATCAAGTTCCATGCAGACATGAATTTTAACATGATCCGTTGTTGGGGTGGTGGATTAGCTGAGAGGCCAGAGTTCTATCATTATTGTGACATTTATGGTTTGCTG GTATGGCAAGAGTTTTGGATTACTGGAGATGTTGATGGAAGAGGTCAGCCAGTATCAAATCCAGATGGTCCACTTGACCATGATCTTTTTCTGCTATGTGCTAGAGACACTGTCAAGCTCCTCAGAAACCACCCTAGTCTTGCTCTTTGGGTTGGTGGTAATGAACAAGTTCCACCACCTGACATCAATGCCGCTTTAAAGAATGACCTAAAACTTCATCCCCACTTTTTGCACTTTGATGAAGATAGCAAGTCTGTGCAAGATTTGTCTTTGCAATCAGGTGATCCTAGTCAATATCTTGATGGTACACGTATTTATGTCCAAGGATCCATGTGGGATGGATTTGCGAATGGAAAGGGGGATTTCACTGATGGCCCTTATGAAATTCAATACCCTGAAAGCTTCTTTGGAGATGATTTCTACAAGTATGGATTTAATCCTGAGGTTGGTTCTGTGGGAATGCCAGTTGCTGCTACCATCAGAGCGACAATGCCTCCAGAAGGATGGCAAATTCCGCTGTTTAAGAAGCTACCCAATGGTTATGTAGAAGAAATCCCAAATCCCATATGGGAATATCATACATATATTCCTTATTCAAAACCGGGCCAGGTTCATGATCAGATTTTATTGTACGGGGTCCCTACAGAtcttgatgatttttgtttaaag GCCCAACTAGTGAACTACATTCAATATAGAGCACTGATTGAAGGGTATTCTTCTCACATGTGGAGGAAACACACTGGTTTCTTAATTTGGAAGACGCAGAATCCATGGACGGGTCTGAGAGGCCAGTTTTATGATCATCTTCTTGATCAAACAGCAGGTTTCTATGGCTGTCGCTGTGCTGCAGAGCCAATTCATGTTCAGCTGAATCTGGCTACGTACTCTATTGAG GTTGTCAATACCCAATCAGTGGAACTATCCGATGTAGCCATTGAAGCATCTGTATGGGATCTGGCAGGAACATGCCCATATTATAAAGTTTTTGAAAAACTCACTGTTCCACCAAAGAAAACAGTATCCATTGGCGAGATGAAGTATCCAAAGTCTAAAAACCCAAAGCCAgtctattttcttcttctcaaaCTATACAATATGTCAGATTATGGCATTATATCTAGGAACTTCTATTGGCTACATTTGCCTGGTGGAGATTACAAGCTGTTGGAGCCGTACAGAAGGAGAAAAGTTCCCCTCAAGATAACATCGAAGGCTTTCATAAAGGGGTCCACTTACGAAATAGAAATGCATGTGAAGAACACATCTAAGAAACCGGATTCTAAATGCTCGACttataagaataatttcaTTACCAATCTAGGCACTGATGATTTTGATATGACCTCAGTGGAACCTGTGAATAGTGGAACCAAGGAAAAACCTGAAGCTAGTTTATTTCAGAGGATCTTCAGACATTTTTCACAGGAAACTGATGGTCTGAGGGTTACTGAAATCAATGGTGTCGAGGAAGGAGttgctttttttcttcatttctccGTTCATGCCTCAAAAGCAAACCACAAAGAAGGAGAAGACTCAAGAATTCTACCAGTTCATTACTCGGACAACTATTTTTCGCTTGTGCCAGGAGAGGTGATGCCAATCAAGATATCTTTTGAGATTCCTCCAGGTGTAACCCCGAGGGTAACTCTCGAGGGCTGGAATTACCATGGCGGACATAATGTTTTGTGA